The Flavobacterium sp. HJ-32-4 genome contains a region encoding:
- a CDS encoding glycosyltransferase family 39 protein, whose protein sequence is MTKRTAILLAFISLKFALQYFLVDSAYELHRDEFLHLDQGRHLDWGYLSVPPFTSWTSYVILLLGNSVFWIKFFPALYGALTLWIVWKAIEVLKGTLFAQVLGASCVLLSALLRLNMLYQPNSFDVLSWTALYFILIQYIATQNRKWWFAAAFMFALGFLNKYNIVFLLIGLFPALLLTEHRRLFRTYHVYAAMGVALLLVSPNLMWQYHHGFPVIHHLRELSETQLEHVNRIDFLKNQLLFFAGGLVVLFASFYALLFYPPYRPYRPFLFAIVFTLAAFVYCKAKDYYAIGVYPIYIAFGAVYLGHVLRDGWKKKYLQPLLLLLPVLLFLPLYNVAFPNRSPQHIVQHPEAYKRLGMLRWEDGKDHALPQDFADMLGWNELAQKVDRAYSKLHGHTLILCDNYGQAGAINYYTQKNVQAVSFNADYINWFDLSKRYDNVIRVKDAGNTATELQETGPFFEHAVLADSITNPYAREFGTSVFVFTGAKIDVRKRIEEEIEEVSWE, encoded by the coding sequence ATGACAAAAAGAACGGCTATACTCCTTGCCTTTATCAGCCTCAAATTTGCGCTGCAGTATTTCCTAGTCGACAGCGCCTACGAGTTGCACCGCGATGAATTCCTGCATCTTGACCAGGGGCGCCATCTGGACTGGGGCTATCTTTCCGTACCTCCTTTTACGTCGTGGACGTCGTATGTGATCCTTCTGCTCGGGAATTCCGTTTTTTGGATTAAGTTCTTCCCCGCTTTGTACGGTGCCCTGACCTTATGGATTGTCTGGAAGGCAATAGAGGTGCTCAAGGGGACACTTTTTGCGCAGGTACTGGGTGCCAGCTGTGTGTTGCTTTCGGCGCTTTTGCGACTGAATATGCTTTACCAGCCCAACTCCTTCGATGTATTAAGCTGGACGGCGCTCTACTTCATCCTGATACAATACATCGCCACCCAAAACCGGAAATGGTGGTTTGCCGCGGCGTTCATGTTTGCGTTGGGCTTCCTGAATAAATACAACATTGTCTTCTTGCTGATAGGCCTCTTCCCTGCCCTGTTGCTGACCGAGCACCGGCGACTGTTCCGGACCTATCACGTGTATGCCGCGATGGGGGTTGCCTTGCTTCTAGTGTCGCCCAACCTGATGTGGCAGTATCACCATGGTTTTCCCGTCATCCATCACTTGCGGGAACTGTCGGAAACGCAATTGGAACACGTAAACCGAATTGACTTCCTTAAAAACCAATTGCTATTTTTCGCCGGTGGTTTGGTGGTGCTATTCGCTTCGTTCTATGCGCTGCTGTTCTATCCGCCCTACCGTCCGTATCGCCCTTTTCTTTTCGCGATCGTGTTCACGTTGGCGGCCTTCGTGTATTGTAAGGCGAAAGATTATTATGCCATAGGCGTTTACCCTATTTACATCGCCTTTGGTGCGGTATACCTTGGGCACGTTTTACGGGATGGCTGGAAGAAAAAGTACCTGCAACCACTTCTCCTGCTGCTACCCGTATTGTTGTTTCTCCCCCTTTACAACGTGGCTTTTCCCAATCGATCTCCCCAGCACATCGTGCAGCACCCTGAGGCGTACAAACGACTGGGGATGCTCCGGTGGGAGGACGGAAAAGACCATGCCCTACCCCAGGATTTCGCCGATATGCTCGGCTGGAACGAACTGGCACAGAAAGTCGACCGCGCGTATTCCAAACTGCACGGCCACACGTTGATCTTGTGCGATAACTACGGACAGGCGGGCGCGATAAATTACTATACCCAGAAAAACGTGCAGGCTGTTTCCTTTAATGCCGATTACATCAATTGGTTTGACTTGTCTAAAAGATACGACAACGTGATACGGGTGAAAGACGCGGGCAATACCGCTACCGAACTGCAGGAAACGGGGCCGTTTTTCGAACATGCGGTTCTGGCAGATTCCATTACCAACCCCTATGCGCGGGAGTTCGGTACGTCGGTATTTGTATTCACCGGGGCCAAGATCGATGTCCGGAAACGGATTGAAGAGGAGATAGAGGAAGTTTCGTGGGAGTGA